The Candidatus Nitrosymbiomonas proteolyticus genome has a segment encoding these proteins:
- a CDS encoding cytochrome c nitrite reductase pentaheme subunit, translating to MAVKVGYTMKLCKTNLFAIAVAPFAFVALGSAPQEAPQGKLPDSLFSQAKEEDFLGSAACETCHAEASLSFARSPHAAYSNNPKQSYDKQGCESCHGPGSFHLDEDNPRNISFRTESAAETSATCLRCHESVMGKPHWAQTEHARADVSCVGCHRIHIPENDSLQNRAKAFPGVDLAVRQQTVAQKEPSLLLKADERTLCGSCHRQEAAQFRLNSHHPVPEGRMVCSDCHSVHPTRATGRKVEPAKPNCVSCHGQHSGPFVYEHDAVNQWAGDGCGECHRSHGTSNPRLLKSFSRGLCAQCHTDKAATHYPGRTCWQAGCHVALHGSNSDPYFLSR from the coding sequence GTGGCCGTCAAGGTGGGCTACACAATGAAGCTGTGCAAGACAAACCTGTTTGCGATCGCCGTAGCGCCTTTCGCATTTGTCGCCCTAGGCAGCGCTCCACAGGAGGCTCCGCAAGGCAAATTGCCTGACAGCCTCTTCTCCCAAGCGAAGGAAGAGGATTTCCTCGGGTCGGCGGCTTGCGAGACCTGCCACGCCGAGGCCTCGCTGAGCTTCGCAAGGTCGCCGCACGCCGCATACTCCAACAACCCCAAGCAGAGTTACGACAAGCAGGGCTGCGAATCATGCCATGGCCCCGGATCGTTCCATCTCGACGAGGACAACCCGCGCAACATCAGTTTCCGCACGGAGTCTGCGGCGGAGACGTCGGCCACCTGCCTGCGGTGCCACGAAAGCGTAATGGGCAAACCTCACTGGGCGCAAACTGAACACGCGCGCGCCGATGTCTCGTGCGTGGGTTGCCACAGAATCCACATCCCCGAAAACGATAGCCTCCAGAACCGGGCCAAGGCCTTCCCGGGCGTCGACCTCGCAGTCAGGCAACAAACCGTCGCGCAGAAAGAGCCAAGCCTCTTGCTCAAGGCCGACGAACGAACCCTATGCGGGTCATGCCACAGGCAGGAAGCAGCTCAGTTTCGACTCAACTCCCACCACCCCGTTCCCGAGGGGAGGATGGTCTGCAGCGATTGCCATTCGGTGCATCCGACACGAGCGACGGGGCGAAAGGTCGAGCCGGCCAAACCCAACTGCGTCTCGTGCCACGGCCAGCATAGCGGCCCCTTCGTATATGAGCATGACGCCGTCAACCAGTGGGCAGGGGACGGTTGCGGCGAGTGCCACCGAAGCCACGGAACAAGCAACCCACGCCTCCTGAAGTCGTTCTCCCGCGGCCTGTGCGCCCAGTGCCACACCGACAAGGCCGCGACGCACTACCCCGGCAGGACCTGCTGGCAGGCGGGCTGCCACGTCGCCCTCCACGGGTCGAACTCGGACCCGTACTTCTTGAGTCGATAG
- a CDS encoding decaheme c-type cytochrome: protein MKARHFFGIIAAAPFLASLWALQSCAGQGGPLGGGIDPGLSAAFLALLPAAQKDATYIGATGCTDNGCHGGRDEEVVYHQWIDTKHAAVGTTCESCHGPGSVHRDGPAEDNILTFPKITSAVVCAQCHGKVYDEWRLSQHSKLITSPIMSAVQNPSTYARNSRCVSCHSGLWRTQIDEGGVDVPSMSNAEVQVIANNTLNDVPHTASCVTCHDPHSNTDYLSDDGKQVQLRHSVFNADTTEIGPGTSAATFTRFNQICAQCHNGRGANPADSALTTGTARPNMHDSNQFNMLMGIGGVEGSGPVIRNTAHANIPGQCSKCHMPDSRHSFTVSFDKGCNPCHTAADAAARTSVVKQEIVDKLYALRNRMNSWALATFGDEDMWEYTATITGEGKTPPNQTLVPIQVKRSRHNYYFVLRDKCFGPHNFPYADHLIRIANENMDEVFAASASMPGRDAGMTYERKMAILLSDLERTKRAGWSENE from the coding sequence ATGAAAGCAAGGCACTTTTTCGGAATCATTGCCGCGGCCCCGTTCCTAGCCAGCCTGTGGGCCCTGCAAAGTTGCGCTGGACAGGGCGGGCCATTGGGAGGAGGCATCGATCCCGGCCTCTCGGCAGCCTTCTTGGCGCTGCTCCCGGCGGCCCAGAAGGATGCCACCTACATCGGCGCAACCGGCTGCACCGACAACGGTTGCCACGGTGGGAGGGACGAAGAGGTCGTCTATCACCAGTGGATCGATACGAAGCACGCCGCCGTGGGCACAACGTGCGAGTCGTGCCATGGACCGGGCAGCGTCCATCGTGACGGCCCGGCCGAGGACAACATCCTGACGTTCCCCAAGATCACCTCGGCGGTCGTGTGCGCCCAGTGCCACGGGAAGGTTTATGATGAGTGGAGACTGTCGCAACACAGCAAGCTCATCACCAGTCCGATCATGAGCGCCGTGCAGAACCCGAGCACGTATGCAAGGAACAGTCGGTGCGTGTCGTGCCACAGCGGGCTTTGGCGAACCCAGATCGACGAGGGAGGCGTTGACGTGCCCAGCATGTCCAACGCCGAAGTCCAGGTCATCGCCAACAACACGCTCAACGACGTCCCGCACACCGCCAGTTGCGTAACCTGCCACGACCCTCACTCCAACACGGATTACCTGTCGGACGATGGGAAGCAAGTTCAGCTAAGGCATTCGGTGTTTAACGCGGATACGACCGAAATCGGCCCCGGAACCTCCGCGGCGACGTTTACGCGGTTCAACCAGATCTGCGCGCAGTGCCACAACGGTAGGGGAGCAAATCCCGCCGATTCCGCGCTGACGACGGGAACCGCCAGACCCAATATGCACGACAGCAACCAGTTCAATATGCTGATGGGGATTGGCGGCGTCGAAGGGAGCGGGCCTGTGATCCGCAACACCGCTCACGCCAACATTCCCGGGCAGTGCTCCAAATGCCACATGCCCGATAGCCGACACTCGTTCACGGTGAGCTTCGATAAGGGATGCAACCCTTGCCACACCGCGGCCGATGCAGCGGCCCGAACCTCGGTGGTCAAACAAGAAATCGTGGACAAGCTCTACGCCCTGCGAAATCGAATGAACTCGTGGGCTTTGGCCACGTTCGGCGACGAAGATATGTGGGAGTACACCGCCACCATCACAGGCGAAGGCAAGACTCCCCCGAACCAGACTCTAGTGCCGATTCAGGTCAAGCGATCGAGGCACAACTACTACTTCGTCCTTCGGGACAAGTGCTTTGGGCCGCATAACTTCCCCTATGCCGACCATCTCATCCGAATCGCCAATGAGAATATGGACGAGGTGTTCGCCGCTTCCGCCTCCATGCCGGGGCGGGATGCAGGGATGACCTATGAGCGTAAGATGGCAATCCTCCTATCCGACCTAGAGCGGACGAAACGGGCAGGCTGGAGCGAGAACGAGTAG
- a CDS encoding Mg/Co/Ni transporter MgtE, with product MPEEAIDLLDEARQLLDEGSTERVRERLDAVRPEDLAEVFTRLEEEQALRLLTQMSPEHAAQVLTEAPTDVSRALVKELPDDLVALYLDVLPMDDALDLEEELDPERWEALLERIPREDAQEIRRLMSYPEDSVGRLMTERFLKVTPETSVKQLLDDVKKSAEEQYETVNDVYVLSEDGKLAGVFSLVKALRASKDSKASDLMRTDVVSCRAFDSAEDAARTMARYGFYALPVLDIEGRMLGIFTGDDAQAVLREAETEDVLKLGAVTGDVEAYMSLSAWQLFKRRMPWLLILFVAETLTGSVLRHYVGKAEQAEPSTGAVVTVATLMVFVPLLIGAGGNTGSQVTTTITRALAVGEIRMRDALPVLKRELGTALLIGTVLGAVGFLRAIFGWHEGVPVSTVVGLSLIAIVIWSALVGSVLPIAAKRLGIDPAVMSAPFISTFVDATGLIIYFEIARSILHFA from the coding sequence ATGCCCGAAGAAGCGATCGACCTGCTCGATGAAGCCCGGCAACTCCTGGACGAAGGCTCCACGGAGAGGGTGCGCGAGCGTCTCGATGCCGTTCGGCCCGAGGACCTTGCAGAGGTGTTCACGCGGCTCGAAGAAGAGCAGGCTTTGCGGCTGCTCACCCAAATGAGCCCCGAGCACGCGGCCCAAGTGCTGACCGAAGCGCCGACGGACGTCTCTCGTGCCCTCGTCAAAGAGCTTCCCGACGACCTAGTGGCTCTGTACCTTGACGTCTTGCCGATGGACGACGCCCTCGATCTCGAAGAGGAACTGGACCCAGAGCGTTGGGAAGCGTTGCTCGAACGGATCCCCCGCGAAGACGCCCAAGAGATTCGGCGTCTGATGTCCTACCCTGAAGACTCCGTCGGGCGCCTGATGACCGAGCGCTTCCTCAAGGTGACGCCCGAGACCTCCGTCAAGCAGTTGCTCGACGACGTGAAGAAGTCGGCGGAGGAGCAGTACGAAACCGTCAACGACGTGTACGTTCTCAGCGAGGACGGCAAGTTGGCAGGGGTGTTTAGCTTGGTGAAGGCTCTGCGGGCCTCGAAGGACAGCAAAGCCTCTGATTTGATGCGAACGGACGTCGTGAGTTGTCGCGCCTTCGATTCTGCGGAGGACGCTGCTCGAACGATGGCGAGATACGGATTCTATGCTCTGCCTGTGCTCGACATCGAGGGGCGGATGCTCGGGATATTCACGGGCGACGACGCTCAAGCGGTTCTCCGCGAGGCGGAAACCGAAGACGTCTTGAAGCTCGGCGCGGTAACCGGCGATGTCGAAGCTTATATGTCGCTGAGCGCGTGGCAACTCTTCAAGCGTAGGATGCCTTGGCTCTTGATTCTGTTTGTGGCGGAAACGCTGACCGGATCGGTTCTACGGCATTACGTCGGCAAGGCCGAGCAAGCGGAGCCTTCGACGGGCGCGGTCGTCACGGTCGCGACGCTGATGGTGTTCGTGCCCCTCCTGATCGGCGCGGGCGGCAATACGGGTTCGCAGGTGACGACGACGATCACCCGCGCCTTGGCCGTGGGTGAAATCCGAATGCGAGATGCGCTTCCCGTGCTCAAACGGGAGCTCGGAACGGCCCTCCTCATCGGCACCGTGCTCGGGGCGGTCGGGTTCCTCCGCGCGATCTTCGGATGGCACGAAGGCGTTCCCGTGTCGACGGTCGTCGGTCTCAGCCTCATCGCAATCGTGATCTGGTCGGCTTTGGTCGGCTCGGTCTTGCCCATCGCGGCCAAGAGGCTGGGCATCGATCCCGCAGTGATGAGCGCTCCGTTCATTTCGACCTTTGTCGATGCGACGGGTTTGATCATCTACTTCGAAATCGCTCGCTCGATCCTCCACTTCGCCTAA
- a CDS encoding tRNA lysidine(34) synthetase TilS, translating to MSQLSAANEMAESLRRYLEDSQLIPKDSKVLVGVSGGADSTCLLHLLHALGYEVVAAHLHHGQRAEGADEQRRVRQFCESLGVAVAEGYADVPAIAKLHGIGVEEAGRRARYEFFEQAANRLGCELIATAHTRSDTAETVLFHLARGSGLSGVTGIPERRGTIVRPLLRFSRQQTIAYCQELGFEIAEDPSNKDLSLSRARIRHRVLPELEKAHPGAEASIARFAESARVDLEFLDSVAAAALDHCAHDPNGPLSFLTEDCEIVLARSRLLHLHESTLRRGTRMAVQALGGDLDQPLVSQLLQAIRTQPKASFTSLGGDVVVECEGDWVHFQKARIDTFDRQPIEAPGETESPLWNWRMEIREEAAPETQPRDSLTCWLDPSKVSNGLYARTLLPGERGQPLGFEGSRKLTDLIAEAKLTRAARKRIPVICDMIGPVWIPGVCLMDRAAARERIERSWRTFFGPYGSNNRRTAETTRSTET from the coding sequence ATGAGCCAACTAAGCGCCGCGAACGAAATGGCGGAATCGCTAAGGCGCTATCTCGAAGATTCTCAATTGATCCCCAAGGATTCGAAGGTGCTTGTGGGCGTGAGCGGTGGCGCGGACTCGACCTGCCTCTTGCACTTGCTGCATGCCTTGGGATATGAGGTGGTTGCCGCGCATTTGCATCACGGACAGCGTGCCGAAGGCGCGGACGAGCAACGGAGAGTCCGACAGTTCTGCGAGTCGCTCGGAGTCGCCGTGGCCGAAGGATATGCCGATGTGCCTGCCATTGCCAAGCTGCATGGAATCGGGGTCGAAGAGGCCGGAAGGCGGGCGAGGTACGAGTTCTTCGAGCAGGCGGCGAACCGATTAGGATGCGAGTTGATCGCGACCGCGCACACGAGGTCCGATACCGCCGAAACCGTGCTTTTTCACCTCGCTCGAGGCTCAGGTCTATCGGGCGTGACTGGGATTCCCGAGCGAAGGGGGACGATTGTTCGCCCTCTCTTGAGATTCTCGCGGCAGCAGACGATCGCGTATTGCCAAGAGCTTGGATTCGAGATCGCCGAGGACCCCTCAAATAAAGACCTCTCGCTCTCCAGAGCCCGAATCCGACACCGGGTCCTGCCCGAACTCGAGAAGGCCCATCCCGGCGCAGAGGCATCGATTGCTCGGTTTGCGGAATCGGCGCGAGTCGATCTGGAGTTCCTCGATAGCGTTGCCGCCGCGGCACTCGACCATTGCGCTCACGACCCCAACGGCCCGCTCAGCTTCTTGACGGAGGACTGTGAGATCGTCCTGGCCCGAAGCCGACTGCTCCACCTCCACGAATCGACGCTACGGAGGGGAACGCGAATGGCGGTTCAAGCTCTGGGTGGGGATCTCGATCAGCCGCTCGTGTCCCAACTGCTCCAAGCGATCCGCACCCAGCCGAAGGCCTCGTTCACTTCGCTCGGCGGCGACGTGGTGGTCGAATGCGAGGGGGACTGGGTCCACTTCCAGAAGGCCCGCATCGACACCTTCGACCGACAACCGATCGAAGCTCCAGGCGAAACGGAGTCGCCCCTTTGGAACTGGAGGATGGAGATTCGGGAGGAGGCTGCCCCCGAAACTCAACCCCGCGACAGCCTGACGTGCTGGCTTGACCCCTCCAAGGTTTCCAACGGCCTTTACGCTCGAACCCTTCTCCCCGGAGAGCGAGGCCAGCCCCTGGGATTCGAGGGAAGCCGCAAACTGACCGATCTTATAGCGGAGGCGAAACTCACGCGAGCTGCGAGAAAGCGGATTCCTGTGATTTGTGATATGATCGGCCCTGTTTGGATTCCCGGCGTATGCCTGATGGATCGCGCAGCCGCGCGCGAGCGTATTGAACGAAGTTGGCGTACTTTCTTCGGTCCGTACGGGTCCAACAATCGTCGCACAGCCGAAACTACTCGGTCCACAGAAACGTAG
- a CDS encoding cell division protein FtsH → MSKPAKSFFLIVLSFIAAVAIWNQFGGSGTLVGGSTVKRITISEMLKLSEEKQIESSEWQGSTVRAKSADGQLFETTAPEGQLASKLFDSLSQNAKLDYQGPPPSSIVLSVLSVLALPLLILAMIYFLVIRPMHSGGNQALSFGKSRARRVGETTPKITFDDVAGIDEARQELYEIVDFLKNTKKYSALGARIPKGILLTGPPGVGKTHLARAIAGEAGVPFFHISGSDFVEMFVGVGAARVRDLFETAKAHRPSLVFMDEIDAVGRQRGAGLGGGHDEREQTLNQLLVEMDGFDPNSGVILIAATNRPDVLDPALLRPGRFDRQLVVDPPDAAGREAILKVHIRGKPLESDVDLSSLAKRTPGFTGADLANMLNEGALLAARKNRSKIAQDDLEEALDRVIAGPQRKSKIISDKERKVIAYHEAGHAIVGELLENCDPVHKVTILPRGLSLGSTWSLPETDKYLVTKEELVDDITALLGGRVAEDLTFNQVTTGASSDLQRVTQIARAMVCQYGMSEKLGTLAIGRRSHNPFLGRDYAMDERNYSEDVARMIDEEVRDIVETCRSRAEDILRTHREQLDAVVESLLVHETLDREDFLAVMRGEEITASKPPQGELPLKESEEPDAAGDASKSKTAITPPRLEPGAASG, encoded by the coding sequence TTGAGCAAACCAGCAAAGTCGTTTTTCCTAATCGTCCTTTCCTTCATTGCCGCCGTAGCGATCTGGAACCAGTTCGGGGGATCGGGCACGCTTGTGGGCGGCTCGACGGTGAAGCGAATCACGATCTCCGAGATGCTGAAGCTCTCGGAGGAGAAGCAAATCGAGTCTTCCGAATGGCAGGGCAGTACGGTCCGAGCCAAGTCTGCCGACGGCCAACTCTTCGAGACGACGGCGCCTGAGGGCCAACTGGCGTCGAAGCTTTTTGACTCTCTCTCGCAAAACGCCAAGCTCGACTACCAAGGCCCCCCGCCCAGTTCGATCGTCCTGAGCGTTTTGTCGGTCCTGGCGCTTCCGCTGCTGATTCTGGCGATGATCTACTTCTTGGTCATCCGCCCGATGCACTCTGGCGGCAACCAGGCCCTTAGCTTTGGCAAGAGCCGGGCTCGCCGGGTGGGAGAAACGACTCCCAAGATCACGTTTGACGACGTTGCCGGCATCGACGAGGCCCGTCAGGAGCTCTACGAGATCGTCGATTTCCTGAAGAACACCAAGAAGTACAGCGCGCTCGGAGCGCGAATCCCCAAGGGCATCCTCCTTACCGGCCCTCCTGGAGTCGGCAAGACCCACCTAGCCCGCGCCATTGCCGGTGAGGCCGGGGTTCCGTTTTTTCACATCAGCGGGTCGGACTTCGTGGAGATGTTCGTGGGTGTGGGCGCCGCTCGCGTGCGCGACCTTTTCGAGACCGCCAAAGCGCACCGTCCCAGCCTCGTCTTCATGGATGAAATCGACGCGGTTGGCAGGCAGAGGGGCGCTGGGCTCGGTGGCGGCCACGACGAGCGCGAACAAACCTTGAACCAACTGCTCGTCGAAATGGACGGATTCGACCCTAACAGCGGAGTCATCCTGATCGCGGCCACGAACCGCCCCGACGTTCTCGACCCTGCGCTCTTGCGGCCCGGACGATTCGACCGTCAACTCGTTGTCGATCCTCCCGACGCGGCCGGGCGCGAGGCGATTCTCAAGGTTCACATTCGCGGCAAACCCCTCGAATCCGATGTCGATCTGAGTTCGCTGGCCAAACGAACGCCCGGATTCACGGGGGCTGATCTCGCCAACATGCTGAACGAGGGAGCCCTACTCGCTGCCCGCAAGAATCGGTCGAAAATCGCTCAAGACGACCTCGAAGAAGCGCTGGACCGCGTGATTGCGGGACCGCAACGCAAGAGCAAGATCATCAGCGACAAAGAGCGTAAGGTGATCGCTTACCACGAGGCGGGACACGCGATCGTCGGTGAACTGCTGGAGAATTGCGACCCCGTTCACAAGGTCACCATTCTTCCTCGCGGGCTGTCTTTAGGCTCCACCTGGTCGTTACCTGAAACGGACAAGTACCTCGTGACGAAGGAGGAACTCGTTGACGACATCACCGCACTTCTCGGAGGCCGCGTTGCCGAGGATCTCACCTTCAACCAGGTGACGACCGGGGCGAGTAGCGATTTGCAGCGCGTGACCCAAATCGCGCGGGCGATGGTTTGCCAATACGGCATGAGCGAGAAGCTGGGGACTCTGGCCATCGGACGGCGCAGCCACAACCCGTTCCTCGGACGCGATTATGCGATGGATGAGCGGAACTACTCGGAAGACGTGGCGCGAATGATCGACGAAGAGGTTCGCGACATCGTCGAGACCTGCCGCAGCCGAGCCGAGGACATTCTTCGGACTCACCGCGAGCAACTCGACGCCGTCGTCGAATCGTTGCTGGTTCACGAAACGCTCGACCGTGAGGATTTCCTTGCCGTCATGCGGGGCGAGGAGATCACCGCGAGCAAGCCGCCTCAAGGCGAGTTGCCTCTGAAGGAATCGGAGGAACCTGATGCGGCGGGCGATGCGTCCAAATCCAAGACGGCGATCACTCCACCGCGTCTTGAACCGGGAGCGGCGTCGGGATAA
- a CDS encoding hypothetical conserved protein, whose amino-acid sequence MALSMDIQATYQQGFELRCDGRYAEAKVELAKVLQADPTHADARWQMGLIQGFEGDFDGSMSTLAEVVAANPNHLSARYDLAMTQMMLGMTDEAVSNFREILKQNPEHEKALQQIAYFQ is encoded by the coding sequence ATGGCTCTGAGCATGGACATCCAGGCAACCTACCAACAGGGCTTCGAGCTCCGGTGCGATGGCCGTTATGCCGAAGCCAAGGTGGAGCTTGCCAAGGTCCTCCAGGCCGACCCGACCCACGCCGACGCCCGATGGCAAATGGGGCTGATCCAAGGCTTTGAAGGCGATTTCGACGGCTCCATGTCCACGCTCGCGGAAGTCGTCGCAGCCAACCCGAACCACCTGTCCGCGCGATACGATCTCGCCATGACGCAGATGATGCTCGGAATGACCGACGAGGCCGTTTCGAACTTCCGTGAGATTCTCAAGCAGAATCCGGAGCACGAGAAGGCGCTGCAACAGATCGCGTACTTCCAATAA
- a CDS encoding hypothetical conserved protein, whose translation MGALKRNWAYVLLALAPLLFLGPLLFSGETLGPFDSVRQMTPWEGPKPTRPWDVLQADAVLQFFGWRDLVFEGWRTGEVPHWNPYQLAGTPLLANSQSGATYPFHILAGVLRLPTGLALVLLAWLHLALAGIGCFALARRLGACEWGGAVSGLGFSLSAFLLSWVALASVPTTLCWIPWTLCGVHDLLAHGEPKSPRAGRGFLLLAVSLAMLLLAGHLQFAAYGVLAIGVFAAGMAVAGLRGPGQRKQAARGLGGLGIAMLLGILIAAPQLLPVLEYSKFSHRRNTPTAEGYQAYAAGAIQPFELLAAVHPTLLGNPALPNPEVPEFSQYWPAFVKRGANFAESAVGFGPLIVGLLFCLRLRRGDVAAWSLVAVGGIAALLALGTPLNRLLYFGLPGWSSTGSPGRIFVLSVLAACVLAGLAVSQMRRASPDVSRTRVGLSALAVLFALTFVLAPSMSGSLPRWSTLTGEQIQAMALLSQSEGLRGGFAALVLAGVAIGLLGHKRPFAEFAIVVAAFLSPWLLLGPSFLPSGKPDLTFEGPTDRSQRVAFVNDDWHLLAAADALAPPNTATLSRVRDLGGYDSLLHKETQLLLGEISGGDPAPEANGNIAFIKRTARPEAMAEAGVSEVWSKSPLEGWAEPEIASGSFVKYRVPGPGRASLNGLPAKITSETLNSVTVEAVGPGSLVLRDRAIEGWDVRVGGKPGRLQGGRWLSVELGPGPHVVEFRYVSPRWRFGLAWAAIGLALLEPLRRLLQRLEANPVTPSAESVVK comes from the coding sequence ATGGGCGCGCTGAAGCGGAATTGGGCGTACGTTCTCCTTGCGCTCGCGCCCCTGCTCTTTCTCGGCCCATTGCTGTTTTCCGGCGAAACTCTCGGACCCTTCGACTCCGTTCGTCAAATGACCCCTTGGGAGGGACCCAAGCCGACCCGGCCTTGGGACGTACTCCAGGCCGACGCCGTGCTCCAGTTCTTCGGCTGGCGGGACCTGGTCTTCGAGGGCTGGCGCACAGGAGAAGTCCCTCATTGGAACCCGTACCAACTCGCAGGAACCCCGTTGCTGGCCAATTCCCAATCGGGCGCGACGTACCCGTTTCACATCCTTGCAGGGGTTCTCCGGCTTCCGACCGGACTCGCGCTCGTTCTGCTCGCTTGGCTTCACCTCGCCCTAGCGGGGATTGGCTGCTTCGCGCTGGCGCGGCGCTTGGGGGCTTGCGAGTGGGGCGGCGCGGTTTCGGGCCTCGGCTTCTCGTTGAGCGCGTTCCTGCTTTCGTGGGTGGCGTTGGCGAGCGTCCCCACCACCCTTTGCTGGATCCCGTGGACCCTGTGCGGCGTTCATGACCTTTTAGCGCACGGCGAACCGAAGAGTCCCCGTGCAGGCAGGGGGTTCCTCCTGCTCGCCGTGAGCCTAGCGATGCTCCTGCTCGCGGGGCATCTGCAATTCGCGGCGTATGGCGTACTCGCTATTGGCGTTTTTGCAGCAGGAATGGCGGTTGCCGGTCTGCGAGGTCCAGGTCAAAGGAAGCAGGCTGCGCGGGGGCTCGGAGGACTAGGAATTGCGATGCTCCTAGGCATCTTGATCGCCGCGCCCCAACTCCTGCCCGTACTGGAGTACTCCAAGTTCTCGCATCGTCGCAACACGCCTACCGCCGAAGGCTACCAAGCCTACGCGGCGGGGGCTATCCAGCCGTTCGAATTGCTCGCCGCGGTGCATCCAACGCTGCTGGGGAACCCCGCGCTTCCGAATCCCGAAGTACCGGAGTTCTCCCAGTATTGGCCGGCGTTCGTGAAGCGCGGGGCCAACTTCGCGGAGTCCGCCGTGGGATTTGGGCCGCTGATCGTCGGCTTGCTGTTTTGCCTTCGGCTGCGAAGGGGCGATGTCGCGGCGTGGTCGCTGGTGGCGGTAGGTGGCATCGCTGCGCTCCTCGCACTAGGAACTCCCCTCAATCGGCTCCTCTACTTCGGCTTGCCGGGCTGGTCATCGACGGGCTCACCGGGGCGGATTTTCGTGCTCTCCGTGCTGGCCGCCTGTGTTCTTGCCGGGTTAGCCGTTTCGCAGATGAGGCGCGCCAGCCCCGACGTGAGCAGGACGCGCGTCGGCCTTTCGGCGCTGGCCGTCCTTTTTGCGCTGACCTTCGTGCTTGCTCCCTCGATGTCGGGTTCGCTGCCACGCTGGTCGACCCTGACCGGCGAGCAGATTCAAGCGATGGCGCTCCTTTCGCAATCCGAAGGGCTGAGGGGCGGGTTCGCCGCGCTCGTCCTTGCGGGCGTTGCGATCGGCCTGCTCGGACACAAGCGCCCGTTCGCCGAGTTCGCAATCGTCGTCGCAGCGTTCCTGAGCCCATGGCTCCTTCTGGGTCCGAGCTTCCTTCCAAGCGGCAAGCCTGACCTCACTTTCGAGGGTCCTACGGATCGAAGCCAGCGCGTTGCCTTCGTCAACGACGACTGGCACCTCCTCGCGGCTGCGGATGCGCTGGCGCCGCCGAACACAGCAACTCTGAGTAGGGTTCGCGACTTGGGCGGGTACGACTCACTCCTCCACAAGGAGACGCAACTGCTCCTCGGCGAAATAAGCGGAGGCGACCCCGCTCCCGAAGCCAACGGCAACATCGCCTTCATCAAAAGGACCGCCCGCCCCGAGGCCATGGCCGAAGCAGGCGTGAGCGAGGTGTGGTCGAAGTCCCCACTTGAAGGCTGGGCAGAGCCCGAAATCGCAAGCGGGTCGTTCGTGAAGTACCGCGTCCCCGGCCCTGGCAGGGCTTCGCTGAACGGCCTGCCCGCTAAGATCACGTCCGAAACGCTCAACTCCGTCACCGTCGAGGCCGTGGGTCCCGGAAGTCTCGTGCTGAGGGACCGTGCGATCGAAGGATGGGACGTTCGGGTCGGGGGCAAGCCGGGTCGACTCCAAGGTGGCAGGTGGCTTTCGGTTGAATTGGGACCTGGGCCGCACGTCGTCGAATTCCGATACGTTTCACCTCGTTGGCGCTTCGGGCTCGCTTGGGCGGCCATTGGGCTGGCATTACTGGAGCCGCTACGCAGACTTTTGCAGCGGCTGGAAGCGAACCCGGTAACTCCAAGCGCGGAATCCGTTGTAAAATGA
- a CDS encoding ATP-dependent Clp protease adaptor protein ClpS — MSRTYAIPELIDSGVGSGRWMVVIFNNAYNTVDEVIEVLMRSTGCTLDEASIETWEAHTFGKAPVHFSDQDECEIVAAMISSIGVRTQVRREWED; from the coding sequence ATGAGTAGAACTTATGCAATTCCAGAGCTCATCGACTCGGGCGTAGGCTCGGGGCGGTGGATGGTCGTGATCTTCAATAACGCTTACAACACCGTCGACGAGGTGATCGAGGTGTTGATGCGATCGACTGGCTGTACGCTCGATGAAGCCAGCATCGAAACCTGGGAAGCCCACACGTTCGGAAAAGCCCCGGTTCACTTTTCTGACCAAGACGAGTGCGAAATCGTCGCCGCGATGATCTCGTCGATCGGGGTTCGCACGCAAGTCCGCCGCGAATGGGAAGACTGA
- a CDS encoding ATP-dependent Clp protease adaptor protein ClpS, which translates to MTVFNNEYNTYDEVINILMAATSCSFEEACIETWEIDHLGRSVVHYASEQECEHVAGVIRTIGIQVSVGREP; encoded by the coding sequence GTGACGGTCTTCAACAACGAGTACAACACCTACGACGAGGTGATCAACATCCTCATGGCTGCGACCAGTTGCAGCTTTGAGGAGGCCTGCATCGAAACGTGGGAGATCGACCACCTCGGAAGGTCAGTCGTACACTACGCGTCCGAGCAGGAATGCGAGCACGTCGCCGGAGTGATTCGAACCATCGGAATCCAAGTATCCGTCGGCCGTGAGCCCTAG